ACACGATAAAGCAAGTTAAATGGTGGGCAACCGATATTAAAACAGTTTACCAAGACGACAAGTGCGAAATTTACGCATACCAATACAACTACATCGGAACAGTTGACGGCGAGCAAGTCGAAGGCAACGGCAAAACTACAGATGTTTTCGTGAAAAACGGCGAGACAGGAAAATGGGAATTTCTGCACGCACATTCAAGTTCGGCGACCCTAAATCACGATGATTGATAGACCTGTGCAGTATTCGTCGAGTGAGGGGCATCTAATGTTAAAACTTTTTTCTATAAAATACTAAATTTTCCCCAAAATCTGCGTTCCAACTCATAATCGGAAACAATAAGAGTTTTTTATCTTCACAACTTATGAACATGAATTTCAACGGTGACGCTTCGGCTGCATTTTCAGAACAAGCACGTATAGACAGCGAGAAAAAAATAGATTTATTCACCGATACTTTCCTTAAAAAATTTGAGGAACATGGTACGGGGGCATTTAGTTTCGCATGGGCGGCGATGTTCGACATTAAAGCATAAAAAAGGGGTTTGAAATGGGACTCGGCTTTAGAAAAATCTGCTGCCGAGTTAAAGAGCGGTAAACAAGTTAAACAAACACAAAATACCGAATTTTCATAAGCGGATAGAAACGAAGTAAAAATCCTTTGCTTTTTTCAATATCCGCTTTTTTGTTTTGGCGGAATGTATTTTCTTCATAGAAAGCGAGGTAATAGAGTATGAACCGCAAAGTATATTCTGTAGATGAAATTAAAAAGCGATTTGAAAACGTCGCCAAAAAATACGAAATCAACGAAGCGTATTTATTCGGTTCTTATGCCCGTGGCGAAGCGACAAAAAAAAGCGATGTGGATTTTTACGTTCGCGCCGATAAAATAAGAACGCTTTTTCAACTGGGTGGATTTTACGCCGATACAAAAGAATCTATGGATAAAAATATAGACGTAATTACTACAAAGACAAGGTTGGACAGAAATTTTGAAGAAGAGATGAGAAAGGAATTGGTAAAGATTTATGGATAGGACAAAAAGAGATATTTCAATTTTAGGGCA
The window above is part of the Chitinivibrionia bacterium genome. Proteins encoded here:
- a CDS encoding nuclear transport factor 2 family protein; translation: MKYPTEHFAAYQEALNLHSFDGIAKLFHKNASFCHSGTMMTDTKDVKEFHENFWNTIKQVKWWATDIKTVYQDDKCEIYAYQYNYIGTVDGEQVEGNGKTTDVFVKNGETGKWEFLHAHSSSATLNHDD
- a CDS encoding nucleotidyltransferase domain-containing protein, with amino-acid sequence MNRKVYSVDEIKKRFENVAKKYEINEAYLFGSYARGEATKKSDVDFYVRADKIRTLFQLGGFYADTKESMDKNIDVITTKTRLDRNFEEEMRKELVKIYG